In a single window of the Rhinoraja longicauda isolate Sanriku21f chromosome 10, sRhiLon1.1, whole genome shotgun sequence genome:
- the gskip gene encoding LOW QUALITY PROTEIN: GSK3-beta interaction protein (The sequence of the model RefSeq protein was modified relative to this genomic sequence to represent the inferred CDS: deleted 1 base in 1 codon): protein MEAGPRSAACVYTALPPAHGSRLTSPQRVITLTAPRHLSARQERSDGVGSSRWPLSGFEGKCAGRGPRAPASVVAVSSRIPKYSNQDMDCDAHVVNGSMFPNFSKFEEWEESDLEGADVKDMKVEAEAVVNDVNFAVSHMAVSQMLPIREDVAYINVETKERNRYCLELTEAGLRVVAYGFDQVDESLAMQYHETIYSLLDSLSPAYRDAFGNALLHRLEALKKLQQ, encoded by the exons ATGGAGGCCGGGCCTCGGTCAGCGGCCTGTGTTTACACCGCGCTCCCACCGGCTCACGGCTCACGGCTCACGTCGCCCCAGCGCGTCATCACGCTGACAGCACCACGCCATCTTTCAGCCAGGCAGGAGCGGAGCG atggCGTCGGTAGCTCGCGCTGGCCGTTGAGCGGGTTTGAAGGTAAGTGCGCGGGCCGCGGGCCGCGGGCTCCCGCCTCGGTCGTGGCCG TCTCATCACGCATACCAAAGTATTCCAACCAGGATATGGACTGTGATGCCCATGTGGTGAACGGGTCA ATGTTTCCTAATTTCAGCAAGTTTGAAGAGTGGGAAGAGAGTGACTTGGAAGGGGCAGACGTGAAGGACATGAAAGTGGAAGCTGAGGCAGTGGTTAATGATGTCAACTTTGCTGTTAGCCACATGGCTGTCTCACAAATGCTTCCAATCAGAGAAGACGTTGCCTACATTAACGTTGAGACAAAAGAAAGAAACCGGTACTGCCTTGAACTGACTGAAGCAGGACTCCGG GTGGTAGCCTATGGCTTTGACCAGGTGGATGAGTCATTGGCAATGCAGTACCACGAGACCATATACTCCCTCTTGGACTCCCTCAGCCCTGCGTATCGGGAtgcctttgggaacgcacttcttCACAGACTGGAAGCATTAAAAAAACTACAGCAGTGA